The region AAGCACAACAATATATGAATAAGTATCAAACACTTAGTGCGGTTGGACTATAAGAATTATGGCAATTCCTTTAAGAAAACCAAATGAAATCGAAAAACTTCGCGCTGCTTCTCAAGCAGTTGCGAAGACTTTAAATCATCTAGAACAAAATGTTAAAGCTGGAATGACTTTAAAAGAAGTTAACCAAATGGGTGAAGACTTTATGGCAAACCTTGGTGTTAGACCATCTTTTAAAGGTTTATATGGATTCCCTGCTGGAGTTTGTACTTCTTTAAATGAAGTTATCATTCATGGTATACCAAATGATACTGTATTAAAAGAGGGCGATATTTTAGGTCTAGATATTGGAAGTGAAATCGATGGCTGGTATGGTGATGCAGCAATTACTATGCCTATAGGAAAGATATCAAAAGAAGATGAAGAATTAATTGCTTGTGCAAAAGACTCTTTATATCATGCTATTAGCATTATAAAAGAGGGTATGAGATTTAAAGAACTATCTTTAGAGATTGAAAAATTTATTGTAGACAGAGGTTATGAACCTTTAGTTAAATTTTGTGGTCATGGTATAGGAAAAAAACCTCATGGTGAACCAGAAATTCCAAATTATTTAGAATCAGGAAATGCAAAGTCAGGACCTAAGATTAAGAATGGTATGGTTTTTTGTATTGAACCTATGATTTGTCAAAAGGAGAGAGAACCAGTTATTTTAGAAAATGATTGGGATGTTGTTTCTGCTGATGGATTAAGAGGAAGTCATTATGAGCATACTGTTGCTGTAGTCGATGGAAAAGCAGTTATTTTAAGTCAAATAGAAGAGTAGTAAACTTAGGAGATAAAGTGGCAAAAGATGATGTAATAGTAATTGATGGAAAAGTTATAGAAGCTTTACCAAATGCTATGTTTAGAGTTGAATTGGATAATGGACACGTGGTTTTATGTCATATCTCTGGTAAAATGAGAATGCACTATATTAAAATTTTACCAGGTGATAAAGTGAAAGTGGAGATTACACCATATTCACTTGATAAGGGTAGAATCACACATAGATATAAATAAAAAAGATAATATTAAGCATATTATCTTTTTTTCTATTGTATAGTTATACAATCTAAATTAGAGAGTATAACTATATGAAAGAAATTAGTGAGGTTGTAAAACTAACTTTAACAAACCTTTCCCACCATAATATTGAAGCAACCCCAGAAAATTATGAAAAAGAGTTTTTTTCAATTGTTGAAAAAAATAATATACATTTTAAAGAAATTGATGAGTTTCACAAATTAATTAATAATCTATCATATAATGATAAAAAATCATTAAATTCAGTCTCTTATCGAGAGATTTCTAAATTATTATCTTCAAGAGTTAAAAATGAAGATTTAAAATATTTTTTAAAACATCTTTCATATTTTATGTTACCATCATTATCTTCACAAATCAAAGATGAAATTAATATAATATGTACAGAATTATCAAATAGTCCTGAAAATCTCATTAATGTTAACATAATCAGAAAGCTCAGAAAAATCACAAATATGAGAATTAATGAAGATAAAAAAATATTTAATGAAAAAAATAGTGATTTAAAAAAATTAATGTCATTTTTATCAACTTTTTTAAAAAATAGAATAGAGAAGAATATAATAACACTAGATGAAGTAGATAATATAAAACATGAAATCAACTCTTTAAAACTTGTTACATCTTCAGATGAGGACTTAAGAAAACTATATGAAAAATTTTCATTAGTAGTAGAAGAGTTTTCAGACGTAGTTAATAAAAATAATGAAGAAATTATTAAATCTAAAAAGGAGAGTGATAGATTATATTCTCAAATTGAAAAATTAAAACATAGTTTATCTATGGCTCAAGAGGAAAAATCAATTGATTTTTTAACAAAAACTCTTACAAGAAGAGCATATAATGATGTTGTAGAAAAAATTGAGAAAGAATATAAAGCTTTTGATTCTACTTATGCATTAGTTTTTATTGATATAGATCATTTTAAAAAGATTAATGATACTTATGGGCATGATTGTGGAGATAGTGTACTTGCTACATTTGGTTCAATATTAAAGAAAATAACTAGAGATGAAGATATTATTGCAAGATTCGGTGGTGAAGAGTTTATTTGTTTAATACATTATAAAAATCTGTCAGATATTAAAAACTATTTAATTCGTATGAAAAATATTATTGAAAATAATAAGTTTTTATATAAAGATATAAAATTGTCTATAAAGTTCTCAGCTGGGGCAGCATTAAGAGAAAATTATGAATCTTATGAAGAAACATTAAAATCAGCAGATATTTTACTTTATAATGCTAAAGAATTAGGACGTAATAAAATAATTTTAGATAACGATGAAGTAATACAATAAATACATTTATGAAGCCTAATTATTAGTGTCGCGCCTTTAAAAAGTAACTAAGTCATAAGCCTCATAAGTGTATTTAACTATATTACCCTATTTTTTGTTAAATCTATTTCATTTTCATAATATTCTTTCTGTTCTATCATAAATTTCAGATGATTTTTTAATAACTCTTTATCTCTATAAGACTCTATAATAAACTCATAAAGTTTTGGCCTATTTTTTTTCCAATTATGTAAAGTAGTTTTATTTACTTCTAGATCTTTTTCTAATTTTCTAAAACTTGGTATACTCATTATACTCCTTTTATAAAATATATTGTACATATTATTTGTACAAAAGTCAATAATTAATTAAAATTTATTCATATTATTGGAACAAATTGTTACAAAAGATGTTTTTTTGTACAATTTCATATGACAAAATCGGTAAAAAAAAGAGTTTTATATAATCTGAATTTTCTAAAATCAATTGGTTATAATTATCATGAAATTATTGAAATTAATAATAAAGAATTAAGTTCTGATTCATTACCTAATAATTTCAATGAATTAAAATCTTTGGTTGAAAATTGTTATTTATGTGAATTGTCAAAGAGTAGAAAACATGCACTTTTTGGTGAAGGAAATCAAAATGCATCTTTGATGTTAATTACAGATGAACCTACTGCAACAGAAGATGAATTAAAAAGTCATTATGCTGGTAAAAATGGTGAACAATTAACTAAAATGATTGAGAATGTTTTACCTTTAAAAAAAGAAGATATTTATATTACTAGTTTAGTAAAGTGCAAAAGTTTAAATGGAATGAATGCATCACATTTTAGCAGTTGTAATGCATATTTATTTAAAGAAATAGAATTGGTAAATCCCAAGTTAATAGTTACACTTGGTGAAAAAGCATATAACTTTTTATGTTCAGATGTAGTTCCTTTTAATCAAATTAGAGGGCAATTCATTAATTACAAAACTTATAGTGTTTTGCCAACATTTAGTGTTAGTTATCTTCTAAGAAACCCATCTTCGAAGAAAGAAGCATATTATGATATGCTAAAAATAAAATCAACTTTGGAGTCAAATTGAAAAATTTATTAGCAATTATTTTTATATCACTATTACTTATTGGTTGTTCAGGTAAAAATGAATTTAAATTTCCAATAATTAAACTGAATAAAGAAAAAGTAGTTAAACCAGTTCTAGAAGACAGAGAACAAGTAGTAGAAGAGATAGTTGAACCTATTGTAGAAGAAAATGAAATTTTAGAATCTGATGTTAGGAAAATTGCAATCCTTTACCCTTCAAGTAAGGTTGGAAGATATGCAAATTCGACAATTAATACAATTAGTGCATTTTTAATATACAATAATGAAAAATTTAAATTAGAAGCCTTTGATACATATAATGAAAACCCAATGAATATCTCTGCTCAATTAGAACTTATTAAACAAAAAGAGTTTACAAAAGTTATTACAATGTTTACAAAAGATGGATTTGATGAATTAAATAAATTAACAGATATTGAAGATATTAAATTTTATTTTCCATTAATTAATAAAGCAGAAGTTATAACATACAATCAAAATTTTATTTTTGGTGGTATATCTTATGAAGAACAATTAAATCTTTTAAGAAGTTTATCAAGTGGTAAAAATACTATGTTTTATGTAAAGTCTTATTTAGGAAGTAAATTAAAGAATATTTATGAAAAAACATTTTTTGAAACGGGTATAGTAAAAGAGATAGAAAGAACAAATAATAGATATAAGTATATAATGAATGATGAAAGAATTAAGGAAAGTACAATAATATTAAATACTCCAATTGTAAAATCATCAATTATTTTGTCTCAATTAACAGCATTTGAGGTTGAACCAGAAAAAGTTTTATCTACACAATTAAATTATAATCCTTTATTAATAAAACTAACTCAGCCAAAAGATAGAGAGAATTTTTATGTTGTAAGTTCAATTAGTAAAATAGACAGTTTTATAGAAGATTATACTAAGCTTTTAGGTTCTGATGTAGCCTATGAGTGGGTTGATTACTCAGCACTTGTAGGTGCAAACTATTTTATAAATGAAAATGAATCAGAATTAATTAAAACAAAAGTTATTGAAAATCAAGCTGATTATGAGCAAACTTTATATAAAAGCACTATTTATGGCTT is a window of Halarcobacter sp. DNA encoding:
- a CDS encoding GGDEF domain-containing protein; amino-acid sequence: MKEISEVVKLTLTNLSHHNIEATPENYEKEFFSIVEKNNIHFKEIDEFHKLINNLSYNDKKSLNSVSYREISKLLSSRVKNEDLKYFLKHLSYFMLPSLSSQIKDEINIICTELSNSPENLINVNIIRKLRKITNMRINEDKKIFNEKNSDLKKLMSFLSTFLKNRIEKNIITLDEVDNIKHEINSLKLVTSSDEDLRKLYEKFSLVVEEFSDVVNKNNEEIIKSKKESDRLYSQIEKLKHSLSMAQEEKSIDFLTKTLTRRAYNDVVEKIEKEYKAFDSTYALVFIDIDHFKKINDTYGHDCGDSVLATFGSILKKITRDEDIIARFGGEEFICLIHYKNLSDIKNYLIRMKNIIENNKFLYKDIKLSIKFSAGAALRENYESYEETLKSADILLYNAKELGRNKIILDNDEVIQ
- the infA gene encoding translation initiation factor IF-1, which gives rise to MAKDDVIVIDGKVIEALPNAMFRVELDNGHVVLCHISGKMRMHYIKILPGDKVKVEITPYSLDKGRITHRYK
- a CDS encoding uracil-DNA glycosylase produces the protein MTKSVKKRVLYNLNFLKSIGYNYHEIIEINNKELSSDSLPNNFNELKSLVENCYLCELSKSRKHALFGEGNQNASLMLITDEPTATEDELKSHYAGKNGEQLTKMIENVLPLKKEDIYITSLVKCKSLNGMNASHFSSCNAYLFKEIELVNPKLIVTLGEKAYNFLCSDVVPFNQIRGQFINYKTYSVLPTFSVSYLLRNPSSKKEAYYDMLKIKSTLESN
- the map gene encoding type I methionyl aminopeptidase, coding for MAIPLRKPNEIEKLRAASQAVAKTLNHLEQNVKAGMTLKEVNQMGEDFMANLGVRPSFKGLYGFPAGVCTSLNEVIIHGIPNDTVLKEGDILGLDIGSEIDGWYGDAAITMPIGKISKEDEELIACAKDSLYHAISIIKEGMRFKELSLEIEKFIVDRGYEPLVKFCGHGIGKKPHGEPEIPNYLESGNAKSGPKIKNGMVFCIEPMICQKEREPVILENDWDVVSADGLRGSHYEHTVAVVDGKAVILSQIEE